The Acidimicrobiales bacterium sequence GAGGTGGGAGGTGAGCGCAAAGGACCAGGTTCGTCAGACCACGGCCGGTCGTCTCCGCATGGCCGGCTTCAGCGTGACCAGTACCGGGACACCCCGCAACCCGGGTCATGTGTCCGTAAGGATTGATCTGGAGAAAGTGTGGGATGATGATGCCTGCGCCCGTTTCGACGAGTGTTTTGGGAACTGAGGATCAATGTCTGATCTAGCTGAGGTGCAGCCGGGCACCCGCCCTTGGGAGCCGGCTCGGGGGGCGAGTCTGGCGGTCGTCCTACACCGGTATGACCGCCCCCTCATCGGGACCTTCGATCAGCACGGTACTCACTACCTGTTTCGCTGCTTGGCCGGTGAGGTCGAGCGGGCGAACTTCTGGTCGTACGTCCGCGTCGATCCGGACCAAGAGGCCAAGCTCGCGGACGTCTCCGCGGAGCTATTTGACGAAGCGATAGACGAAGCATCCCAAGGACCAGGAGTCCTCGCTATCGCTGTCGACGATCGGATCGTCGCGTCAGCATTGATCGACGACCTCGACATCGACCTTTCGCCCGTCATCAGCCAGCTTGCCAGCCGGGGGTTGGCCATACTCCGCGAGGAGGAAGCGGCCCTGCAAGAGGTAGCGGCCGCGGTCTGATCTATCCCAGCAGGCTCGCGGATAGTGCCGCCCCAGCCTCCTCGGCCATACCGGGCAAGGTATGCGCGTAGATCGACAACGTGATCGTTGGCGAGCTGTGGCCGAGCATCTCGGAGACGACCTTCACCGGCACTCCTGAGGCCAGCATGAGGCTCGCAGCGGTGTGCCGGAGGTCGTGCAGCCGGATCCTCGGGAGTTCGAGCGCCCGGGCCTTCCTGTCGAACCACTCCGAAATCGAGTCCGGGTAGTACGGGGCGCCGAGTTCGTCAGCCACCAGCCAACCGGCGTCCTCGTACGCCGGACCCGCCGCCAGCTTCTCTGCCGCCTGACGGGCCTTGTGCGCCCGCAGGAGCGCCACCAGGTGGGCGTCGAGAGGGATGGACCGGCGACCTGCTGCCGTCTTGGGCGTGCTGTCCGCCGCCTTGCCATCCACGACCACCCGGGTCCGGTTGATCCGAATCACTCCCCCTTCGAGATCCACGTCGGTCCACCGCAGGCCACACAACTCGCCACGCCGTAGGCCGCGGGTGAGTAGCAGCGCCCAGGCGAAGGCAAGGCGATCGTTGCTGGTCGCCGACAGGAAGGATCACCCGCCTGACGACCGACTGGCAGCGTGAACGCGACCAGTTCGCCCACCGGTCGCTCAGGGTGTCGCCCGCCACGTTCGATGGCGATGAAGGCGACACGATCCGTGAGCATCGAGTCGTGAGCGTGCTGTCGCCCTCGTGGTGATCATCGGTGGCGTGGCGACGCGGGCGCCGTGTGGGGAATTGCTACTCGGCCGTCACCTCGGTCACCGCGGCTCTGGTTGAGGACTCGTCAACGATCGCCTTGGCGTCGGCGAACGCGGCGACAAGGGACTGCACGGCCAGGTTGTTGACGGTCCGCGGGACGCCCCGGGACACCTGGTGGATGAGACCGAGGGCATCGTCGGAAAAGAGGGTGTCGGACCTACCGGCGAGCTTCAGGTGGTGGGCCACGTAGTCGGCGGTCTCGGCTCGATCCATGCCCGTCATCGAGTAGCGCAGCGCCACCCGCTGGTCCAAGGCGGCGAAGGCCCCGAGCCGGATCCGCCGGCGAAGCGTCGGCTGGCCGACGAGGAGACATGCGAATGGCGCGTGGGAGTCCATGTCGGCGTTGGTGAGGAGGCGGAGTCCTTCGAGCTGGTCTGCGTCGAGCATGTGGGCCTCATCGAGAACCACCACGACCCGCCGCCCCCGCTCGTGCTCTTCGACGGCGAGGGCGTCCGCGGCTTGGGGGATCAGCGACGCCCGGTGGAACCTCGGGGTTCCCCCCAAGGTGGCCACGATCGTCGAGTAGAGGCCGCGCACCCCGACCGTCGGGTTGCCGAGATAGATCACGGTGTGGCGGCTGGCGTCGAGGCCAGCCAACGCAGCGCGCACGGCGACGGTCTTGCCGGCGCCGACCTCGCCGGTGACGACACCCATGACGCGCTCCTCGACGCACCAACCGATCCGAGCGACTGCTTCGGCATGGGACCGGTGGGCATGGAGCATGGACGGAGCGAGATCCTTGGCGAAGGGCATGCGGGTGAAGCCCCAGTGGGCCCGGAGACGGTCGATGGTCATGGGTGGATCTCCTTGTCGGTGTCGGTGTCGGTGTCGGTGTCGGTGTCGGTGTCGGTCGGAATCTCCGCGCCGGGCAAGACGAGCTGGGAGTAGTTGATGGACCGGGCCTGTTCGGCATCGCGGCGCTCGGCGAGGAGGCCCAGGTAGTCGATGCCGGTGGGGGCCGGCGCCGGGGCCGCCTCGGGGCGGGCCATTGGGTGGGCGTGACGGCCGATCGTGACCGGCAGTCCCTTGCCCATGGGCCGGCCCTGGAAGCGGATCTCGATGGCGGTGAGGTCGAACGGATCGAAGATGGCCTCGACGACAGAGCCCACCAGTGCGGCGTCGACCTCGAAGACGTTGGAGTGCAGCGAGATCGTCGCCGTCTTGGTTACCCGGCGGGTCTCGGACCACAAGAACGCCTCGTGCAGCGCCGCATCGCTCGGAAGCACCGGTGGTCCGGCGGCGAGCAGGCGTTCGATAGGCGCCTCGTTCGTCTCGGAGTGGCGACGCCGGTGATAGACGGTCTCCACCCAGGCGCTGAACAGCCGGTTGAGCTCGGCCAGGTCCGGTGGCGGCTTGGCCTCGATCTCGACGAGGAACTGAAGGCGGACCGTCTCGAAGAACCGCTCGATCTTGCCTCTGCCTTCAGGCTTACCCGGCCGACTGTGGACGAGGGCGATCCCCAAGCTGGCCATCGCCCGCAGCAGCTGCTTGGAGACGAACGCCGATCCGTTATCGACATAGCACCGCCGAGGCACACCTCGCGCAGCCAATGCCGAGCGAAGCGCCGTTTCGAGGCGGACCGTGTCTTCCGACAGCCCCCACCGATAGCCGACGAGGGCCCGCGAATGATCGTCTATGAAAGCGAACAGGTAGGTCTTCCTTCCGGCGATCGGCGGGCCGTGCAGGGCGTCGCCGGTCCACAGATCGCCCGGGGCGGCAGCCTCGAAGCGAGAGAAGGCCCGGGGCGCCGACCCGTCGGGTCGGGTGTTGAGCCCGAGACGGGCGAAGTGCCGCTGGAGGGTACGAGCCGAAGGGCCGCTGCTCTCGGCGGTGCGGACGATCTCGGCCACCTGGGCGGCGGTGCGTCGAGGGACCTCGCGCTTGAGGGCTTCGGCCAGCTCGAGCAGGCGCTCTTCGGTCACCGGCACTCCGGTGCGTGGCACCGGGGCGAGCGCCTCGAACCCACCGGCCCGATAGGCGCGGA is a genomic window containing:
- a CDS encoding site-specific integrase, which encodes MSATSNDRLAFAWALLLTRGLRRGELCGLRWTDVDLEGGVIRINRTRVVVDGKAADSTPKTAAGRRSIPLDAHLVALLRAHKARQAAEKLAAGPAYEDAGWLVADELGAPYYPDSISEWFDRKARALELPRIRLHDLRHTAASLMLASGVPVKVVSEMLGHSSPTITLSIYAHTLPGMAEEAGAALSASLLG
- a CDS encoding AAA family ATPase, whose translation is MTIDRLRAHWGFTRMPFAKDLAPSMLHAHRSHAEAVARIGWCVEERVMGVVTGEVGAGKTVAVRAALAGLDASRHTVIYLGNPTVGVRGLYSTIVATLGGTPRFHRASLIPQAADALAVEEHERGRRVVVVLDEAHMLDADQLEGLRLLTNADMDSHAPFACLLVGQPTLRRRIRLGAFAALDQRVALRYSMTGMDRAETADYVAHHLKLAGRSDTLFSDDALGLIHQVSRGVPRTVNNLAVQSLVAAFADAKAIVDESSTRAAVTEVTAE
- a CDS encoding DDE-type integrase/transposase/recombinase produces the protein MNEAQRDVALFRYSLIREAADAALTIRQRGVLVRELAAVDHAGPGGRRVKVGRGTIDRWIRAYRAGGFEALAPVPRTGVPVTEERLLELAEALKREVPRRTAAQVAEIVRTAESSGPSARTLQRHFARLGLNTRPDGSAPRAFSRFEAAAPGDLWTGDALHGPPIAGRKTYLFAFIDDHSRALVGYRWGLSEDTVRLETALRSALAARGVPRRCYVDNGSAFVSKQLLRAMASLGIALVHSRPGKPEGRGKIERFFETVRLQFLVEIEAKPPPDLAELNRLFSAWVETVYHRRRHSETNEAPIERLLAAGPPVLPSDAALHEAFLWSETRRVTKTATISLHSNVFEVDAALVGSVVEAIFDPFDLTAIEIRFQGRPMGKGLPVTIGRHAHPMARPEAAPAPAPTGIDYLGLLAERRDAEQARSINYSQLVLPGAEIPTDTDTDTDTDTDTDKEIHP